A part of Bacteroidia bacterium genomic DNA contains:
- a CDS encoding PQQ-binding-like beta-propeller repeat protein — protein MKASHTIITYILLWLLLGCSEPTTIPKAKIPKLVWQTFLASTGELTSSMNPVVGENIVIFSVTKGLDFQSPLKGYDKNTGEEKWFWTDIHPDSRAVGPLNFQYSYNGVLGYSTRGPVFGVEIESGNVLWTNTDYVDGRRENKGFSNVLINGFEEPQPGKEHKIHLGIADIEKGDWKIAVSLLGTEIWRPDITDFTGQVLPGGDTVLYLTGTWYRPDSIIATGFLKGWNITADTMLFDFENIESAGYLQLHEDFLLDGGFSLRCYDRQTGVLRWQRNIPNGVGTSGVVITGDKVLVNDGDNFAQKLHLFDIETGSRIWQSEVIETYSRLVVHKGVIYATGDRELKAINLEDGKLLWSIPSPHAKTISGAFFAPVVAIDPKTDRLFTSDYVYAMCYQLE, from the coding sequence ATGAAAGCATCTCATACTATTATTACATATATCCTTCTGTGGCTATTATTGGGTTGTAGTGAGCCAACTACAATACCGAAAGCCAAAATACCAAAACTTGTATGGCAAACCTTTCTTGCCTCCACTGGTGAGTTAACTTCGTCAATGAATCCGGTTGTGGGAGAAAATATTGTCATCTTCAGCGTTACAAAAGGTTTGGATTTTCAATCACCTTTAAAGGGATATGATAAGAATACAGGAGAGGAGAAATGGTTTTGGACAGATATTCACCCTGATTCTCGCGCAGTCGGGCCTTTAAATTTTCAATATTCATATAATGGGGTATTAGGATACTCTACCCGAGGGCCGGTATTTGGAGTCGAAATAGAAAGCGGAAATGTTCTTTGGACGAATACCGATTATGTGGATGGACGGCGAGAAAATAAAGGTTTCAGTAATGTGTTGATTAATGGTTTTGAAGAACCTCAGCCAGGGAAAGAACATAAAATCCATTTAGGCATAGCTGATATTGAAAAAGGGGACTGGAAAATTGCAGTTTCTCTTTTGGGTACCGAAATCTGGCGTCCCGATATTACTGATTTCACCGGGCAGGTATTACCTGGTGGGGATACCGTACTATATCTTACCGGGACGTGGTATCGTCCAGATAGTATTATTGCAACGGGTTTCTTAAAAGGCTGGAATATTACAGCAGATACTATGTTATTTGATTTTGAAAATATTGAATCGGCGGGCTATCTTCAACTCCATGAAGACTTTTTGCTGGACGGAGGTTTTTCTCTCCGCTGCTACGACCGTCAGACTGGTGTATTGCGCTGGCAGCGGAATATCCCCAATGGGGTAGGCACTTCGGGAGTCGTGATCACGGGCGACAAGGTGCTGGTCAATGACGGAGACAACTTTGCGCAAAAGCTGCATCTGTTTGACATTGAGACCGGCAGCCGCATCTGGCAAAGCGAAGTCATCGAAACCTACAGTCGTCTGGTGGTGCATAAAGGCGTGATCTACGCCACGGGCGACCGGGAACTCAAAGCCATCAACCTCGAAGATGGAAAACTGTTGTGGTCCATTCCCTCACCCCATGCGAAGACGATTTCGGGCGCATTTTTTGCGCCGGTGGTGGCCATTGACCCCAAAACCGACCGGCTTTTCACCTCCGACTATGTGTATGCGATGTGTTATCAGTTGGAGTGA
- a CDS encoding sigma-70 family RNA polymerase sigma factor, with product MATLAEIPNLLVERCKRGDQMAQFELYKKYTKAMYNVAVRITRDAMEAEDVLQEAFVRAFRSLHSFKGDSTFGAWLKRIVINTSINHLKKRKGDFVDIDEVRIDVSEEKPEKGAFSAQWDMNQVREAIMNLPEGYRLVFSLYLIEGYDHKEIGDILGISEATSKSQFSRAKKKLREMLEDAVEPGLRLARSG from the coding sequence TTGGCAACACTAGCAGAAATACCGAACCTATTGGTCGAGCGCTGCAAGAGAGGCGACCAGATGGCACAATTTGAATTGTACAAAAAGTACACAAAAGCCATGTACAACGTAGCAGTGCGTATCACACGAGACGCCATGGAAGCGGAGGATGTACTTCAGGAAGCATTTGTAAGGGCTTTCCGCAGTCTCCACAGTTTTAAGGGCGACTCTACCTTCGGAGCCTGGTTGAAGCGAATTGTGATCAACACTTCCATCAACCACCTCAAAAAACGGAAAGGTGACTTTGTAGACATTGACGAAGTCAGAATAGACGTAAGTGAGGAAAAACCGGAAAAAGGAGCATTTAGCGCTCAGTGGGATATGAATCAGGTTCGGGAAGCGATCATGAATTTGCCAGAGGGCTACCGGCTCGTGTTTAGTCTCTATCTGATCGAAGGGTATGATCACAAGGAAATTGGCGATATACTCGGAATCTCAGAGGCTACTTCGAAGTCGCAGTTTAGCCGGGCAAAGAAAAAGCTTCGGGAAATGCTGGAAGATGCCGTGGAGCCGGGCTTGCGCCTCGCTCGTTCGGGATGA
- a CDS encoding family 78 glycoside hydrolase catalytic domain: MARFLTIFLTGLLPVWLFSQSISGLKCEYQENPLCIGAENPRFSWMLPALGQNIVQSSFQIRISTSESDLKKGRNLIWDSGKILSDQSVNVAYAGQTPLNSATRYFWQVRVWINEGKPIPWSETAWFETGLKPSDWTAMWIESNLSEDLKKSSPSPMLRSEFAVNGKIRDARLYITAHGLYEAQINGERVGEDLLTPGWTSYNKRLQYQVYDITDQLRQGNNAIGVVLGDGWYRGFLVWQNHRNTYGEKLGALAQIEVRYTNGKTARFTTGQNWKSATGPVIASDIYNGETYDAREEKMGWTLPGYDDSDWTPVKVVDYPKEHLIAQVGPPVRKIQEISPVSIFQTPKGETVVDFGQNMVGWVKLTASGKTGTRITLYHAEVLDKAGNFYTENLRAAKQKNEYILNGSGTETFEPHFTFQGFRYVKVEGFPGTITKDNLTGVVIHSAMAPTGNFSCSDSLLNQLQHNIQWGQKGNFVDVPTDCPQRDERLGWTGDAQVFARTAAFNMDVAAFYTKWLGDVAADQTPEGAVPYVIPQVLRAKDVGSAGWADAAVIIPWTVYLTYGDTRILENQYPSMKAWVDYMADGAGENYLWDTVFTFGDWLFYSLQDDTDGTSAITDKILIKQAFFAYSTELLIKTAAVIGKKDDVEKYSRLLGRVKETFQREFVTPSGRLVSNSQTAYVLALNFDLLPESQRPAAAKRLVENIRSYKNHLTTGFLGTPYLCHVLSRFGYEDVAYDLLFQETYPSWLYPVKMGATTIWERWDGIRPDGSFQNVGMNSFNHYAYGAIGDWMYQHIAGIQLDPSVPGYKKAIIRPRPGGKLTHASGKLLTMYGELTTDWKIEANVFSLSVVIPPNTTASIVLPKLSGDEIHQVGAGSYNFSYEWK, from the coding sequence ATGGCCCGATTTCTTACAATATTCCTGACAGGGCTTCTGCCTGTATGGCTCTTTTCGCAGTCTATCTCTGGGCTTAAATGCGAATATCAGGAAAATCCGCTGTGTATCGGGGCTGAAAATCCCCGATTTAGCTGGATGCTTCCGGCGCTCGGGCAGAATATTGTACAATCTTCCTTTCAAATCAGAATATCCACCTCCGAATCAGACCTGAAGAAAGGCCGAAATCTGATCTGGGACTCCGGCAAAATCCTTTCTGACCAGTCCGTAAATGTCGCTTATGCGGGTCAAACTCCTCTAAACTCCGCGACGAGGTACTTCTGGCAGGTCAGGGTTTGGATCAATGAGGGAAAACCTATTCCATGGAGCGAAACTGCCTGGTTTGAAACCGGACTAAAGCCCAGTGACTGGACGGCTATGTGGATAGAGTCTAATCTATCCGAAGATCTGAAAAAATCATCTCCTTCTCCGATGTTACGCTCGGAGTTTGCTGTAAATGGGAAAATCCGCGATGCAAGACTTTATATCACCGCTCATGGTTTGTATGAAGCCCAGATCAATGGGGAAAGGGTGGGAGAAGATCTGCTGACCCCCGGATGGACCAGCTACAACAAAAGACTACAATATCAGGTGTACGATATAACGGATCAGCTTCGCCAGGGAAATAATGCTATCGGCGTTGTACTGGGCGATGGCTGGTACAGAGGATTTCTCGTTTGGCAAAATCACCGCAATACCTATGGCGAAAAACTGGGTGCTCTGGCTCAGATTGAAGTGCGTTATACCAATGGGAAAACCGCGCGGTTTACAACCGGCCAAAACTGGAAGTCAGCCACAGGCCCTGTAATCGCTTCCGATATTTACAATGGAGAAACCTATGACGCTAGAGAAGAAAAAATGGGCTGGACTTTACCCGGATATGATGACAGCGACTGGACACCGGTCAAAGTGGTGGATTATCCCAAAGAACACCTGATCGCGCAGGTAGGGCCTCCCGTCAGGAAAATTCAAGAGATCTCTCCTGTTTCTATATTTCAGACTCCCAAAGGCGAAACCGTTGTTGATTTTGGGCAAAATATGGTAGGCTGGGTAAAACTGACCGCCAGCGGAAAGACCGGAACACGTATTACGCTGTATCATGCAGAAGTGCTCGATAAAGCGGGCAATTTTTATACAGAAAACCTCCGCGCAGCCAAACAGAAAAACGAATATATTCTCAACGGAAGCGGAACCGAAACGTTTGAGCCGCATTTTACTTTCCAGGGTTTTCGATACGTGAAAGTTGAAGGATTTCCGGGAACCATCACCAAAGATAACCTCACGGGCGTAGTCATCCATTCTGCCATGGCACCCACCGGAAATTTTTCCTGCTCAGATTCGCTCCTCAATCAGCTCCAGCACAATATTCAGTGGGGGCAGAAAGGCAATTTTGTGGACGTGCCTACCGATTGTCCGCAGCGAGATGAAAGACTGGGCTGGACCGGCGATGCGCAGGTATTTGCCCGTACCGCTGCTTTTAATATGGACGTCGCAGCCTTTTACACCAAATGGCTGGGCGATGTGGCGGCAGACCAGACTCCTGAAGGGGCCGTGCCTTATGTAATTCCTCAGGTGCTCCGGGCAAAAGACGTTGGCTCCGCCGGTTGGGCCGATGCCGCAGTCATTATTCCCTGGACAGTTTATCTGACTTATGGAGACACACGCATTCTCGAAAACCAGTATCCTTCCATGAAAGCCTGGGTGGATTATATGGCGGACGGAGCGGGCGAAAATTATTTATGGGATACGGTTTTCACGTTTGGCGACTGGCTGTTTTACAGTTTACAGGATGACACCGACGGCACATCTGCCATCACAGATAAGATCCTGATCAAACAGGCATTTTTTGCCTATTCCACCGAACTCCTGATAAAAACGGCAGCAGTAATAGGGAAAAAAGATGATGTGGAAAAATACAGCCGCTTGCTTGGCCGTGTAAAGGAAACTTTCCAGCGCGAGTTTGTCACCCCTTCGGGACGGCTTGTATCCAATTCGCAGACTGCTTACGTACTCGCGCTAAACTTTGACCTTTTGCCTGAATCACAGCGTCCCGCAGCGGCAAAGCGCCTGGTGGAAAATATCCGCAGCTACAAAAACCATCTGACTACAGGTTTTCTCGGCACGCCTTACCTCTGTCATGTGTTGAGCAGGTTTGGGTATGAAGATGTCGCTTACGATCTGCTTTTTCAGGAAACGTATCCTTCGTGGCTCTACCCTGTAAAAATGGGCGCAACCACGATCTGGGAAAGATGGGACGGCATTCGTCCTGATGGAAGTTTTCAAAATGTAGGGATGAACTCCTTCAATCATTATGCCTACGGAGCCATCGGCGACTGGATGTACCAGCATATTGCGGGCATACAACTCGATCCATCTGTGCCGGGTTACAAAAAAGCCATCATTCGCCCTCGTCCGGGAGGAAAACTTACTCATGCTTCAGGAAAACTGTTGACAATGTATGGTGAACTAACTACCGACTGGAAAATAGAAGCAAATGTGTTTTCATTATCTGTTGTCATTCCTCCGAATACCACCGCGTCAATAGTTCTCCCCAAACTTTCCGGTGATGAAATTCACCAGGTGGGCGCTGGTTCCTACAACTTCTCGTATGAATGGAAATAA
- a CDS encoding PQQ-binding-like beta-propeller repeat protein has product MKTLRFSFLFVLIIFVGCREDELAPNNRFVARLLWKTPLYESLELASTMPPVVGNEAVVFSFRRTSDIQSPLMGLDIGTGEVKWKLTDLHPDSRAVGPSNFQYSYIGVMGYSTRGPVYGIEIESGKILWTNVDYADGRRENKGFDRVLINGFEEPQAGKEQNIHLGIADIEKGDWKIAVSLWGTEIWRPGISAFTGHMLPKGDTVLYLSGSWYRPDSIQAKGFLKGYNITTDTILFEHEGPESFGFLEIYEDYLLAGGTYLRCYDRQTGVLRWQRDIPNGVNSSGVVITGDKVLVNDGDNFAQKLHLFDIETGSRIWQSEVIETYSRLVVHKGVIYATGDRELKAINLEDGKLLWSIPSPHAKTISGAFFAPVVAIDPKTDRLFTSDYVYAMCYQLE; this is encoded by the coding sequence ATGAAAACGCTTAGATTTTCTTTTCTTTTTGTATTAATAATTTTCGTTGGGTGTAGAGAGGATGAACTGGCACCGAATAATAGGTTTGTTGCCCGATTGCTGTGGAAAACTCCACTTTATGAGAGCTTAGAATTAGCCAGTACTATGCCTCCTGTAGTAGGCAATGAGGCAGTTGTATTTAGCTTCCGTCGGACTTCGGATATTCAATCTCCTCTGATGGGATTGGATATTGGTACAGGTGAAGTGAAGTGGAAATTAACTGATCTTCATCCTGATTCCCGCGCAGTGGGACCCTCCAATTTTCAATACTCATATATCGGGGTAATGGGATACTCTACCCGAGGGCCGGTATATGGAATTGAAATAGAGAGTGGTAAAATTCTATGGACAAATGTCGACTACGCAGACGGGCGACGGGAGAATAAAGGTTTTGACCGAGTATTGATTAATGGCTTTGAAGAACCTCAAGCAGGGAAAGAACAAAATATACATTTAGGTATAGCAGATATTGAAAAAGGGGACTGGAAAATCGCAGTTTCCCTTTGGGGTACAGAAATCTGGCGTCCTGGAATCTCCGCGTTTACCGGCCATATGCTTCCTAAGGGAGATACCGTTTTGTATTTATCCGGCTCCTGGTATCGCCCGGATAGCATTCAGGCTAAAGGTTTTCTGAAAGGTTATAATATCACGACAGATACCATTTTGTTTGAACACGAAGGTCCGGAGTCATTTGGTTTTTTGGAAATCTATGAGGATTATCTGCTTGCGGGGGGTACTTATCTCCGCTGCTATGACCGTCAGACGGGGGTTTTACGCTGGCAGCGAGATATCCCCAACGGAGTAAACTCGTCGGGAGTAGTGATCACGGGCGACAAGGTGCTGGTCAACGACGGAGACAACTTTGCGCAAAAGCTGCATCTGTTTGACATTGAGACCGGTAGCCGGATCTGGCAAAGTGAAGTGATCGAAACGTACAGCCGTCTGGTGGTGCATAAAGGCGTGATCTACGCCACGGGCGACCGGGAACTTAAGGCCATCAACCTCGAAGATGGAAAACTATTGTGGTCCATTCCTTCACCCCATGCGAAGACGATCTCAGGCGCATTTTTTGCGCCGGTAGTGGCCATTGACCCCAAAACCGACCGGCTTTTCACCTCCGACTATGTGTATGCGATGTGTTATCAGTTGGAGTGA
- a CDS encoding PQQ-binding-like beta-propeller repeat protein: MEIKFTTTTMHKNVLLPFIILFLSACTAPEKESDSYRNWSHYLGDPGRTHYSSLNQITPDNVGQLQVAWEYNSGGANEKTALQYNPIMVNGLVYGVSPDSKVFALDAATGKEVWANKPMEESGLSRGILYWEDGEDKRVMLGIKHHFVSLNALTGELISSFGENGKLNLKTGLGQDVNDVWLEATTPGVIYGDLLIQGFLTSERLPAVPGHIRAFDVRTGEQKWIFHTIPQPGEFGYETWPEQAWMYTGGANNWSGLTLDEERGIVYIPTGSAASDFWGGDRKGENLFANCIIALNANTGERIWHYQTVHHDIWDRDLPAPPTLVTVTHNGKKRDAIAQITKSAFVFVLDRETGESLFPIDEKPFPQSNLFGEEAWPTQPIPQKPEPFARQTFPETDINPYSKDKDSLLAILQKSVNKGAYYPPTVEGTMLFPGYDGGGEWGGAGFDPTTGILYVNANEMPWILKMIDVRGKGGTTLYDQGKKVYQTYCMSCHGAELQGSTFHGTAPALTGLKDRLTADSVKNILANGRNTMPVFAFLSEAEKTSVAAYLMEDKTSPGLSGKDEIIAAPYAHAGYNRFVDSEGYPAVSPPWGTLNAIDLNKGEILWKVPLGEYEELTAKGIPVTGMENYGGPVVTAGGLIFIGASKDRTVRAFDKATGKELWKYKLPFSAMATPCTYEVNGKQYIVFAAGGGKVTKERGDLFVAFALP, translated from the coding sequence ATGGAAATAAAATTTACGACTACTACTATGCACAAAAATGTTTTACTCCCTTTCATTATTCTATTTCTGAGTGCCTGCACGGCTCCTGAAAAAGAGAGCGACAGCTACCGCAACTGGAGCCACTATCTGGGTGATCCAGGTCGTACACATTATTCATCTCTCAACCAGATTACCCCCGACAATGTCGGCCAGCTTCAGGTAGCCTGGGAGTACAACAGCGGAGGGGCAAATGAAAAAACGGCGCTCCAGTACAACCCGATCATGGTCAATGGGCTGGTGTATGGCGTTTCGCCTGACTCCAAAGTTTTTGCCCTCGATGCTGCCACCGGAAAAGAAGTCTGGGCCAATAAACCCATGGAAGAAAGCGGACTCAGTCGCGGCATTCTCTATTGGGAAGACGGGGAAGACAAGCGGGTGATGTTGGGGATTAAACACCACTTTGTCTCCCTGAACGCCCTGACGGGTGAGTTGATTTCGTCTTTTGGCGAGAATGGAAAACTCAATTTGAAGACAGGGCTGGGACAGGACGTCAATGATGTATGGCTTGAAGCAACCACACCCGGGGTGATTTACGGAGATTTGCTGATTCAGGGATTTTTGACGAGCGAACGCCTCCCTGCCGTGCCCGGGCATATCCGGGCCTTTGATGTGCGTACCGGAGAGCAGAAATGGATTTTTCACACCATTCCCCAGCCGGGCGAATTTGGCTACGAAACCTGGCCCGAACAAGCGTGGATGTACACCGGCGGTGCCAACAACTGGTCAGGACTGACCCTCGATGAGGAAAGAGGGATAGTGTATATTCCCACAGGTTCGGCTGCCTCCGATTTCTGGGGCGGAGACCGCAAAGGCGAAAACCTGTTTGCCAACTGCATTATCGCCCTCAACGCCAATACCGGCGAACGAATCTGGCATTACCAGACCGTACACCACGACATCTGGGACAGAGACCTGCCCGCACCGCCGACGCTGGTAACCGTAACCCACAACGGCAAAAAACGCGATGCCATTGCCCAGATTACCAAATCCGCTTTTGTATTCGTGCTGGACCGAGAAACCGGCGAATCACTTTTTCCCATTGACGAAAAACCATTTCCCCAGTCAAATCTTTTTGGCGAGGAAGCCTGGCCTACACAACCCATTCCCCAAAAACCTGAGCCATTTGCCAGACAGACCTTTCCCGAAACAGACATAAACCCCTACTCCAAAGACAAAGACTCCCTGCTGGCGATACTCCAAAAATCAGTAAACAAAGGCGCATATTACCCCCCTACGGTGGAAGGAACCATGCTTTTCCCCGGCTATGACGGCGGCGGAGAATGGGGGGGCGCAGGGTTTGATCCCACTACCGGAATTCTCTACGTCAATGCCAACGAAATGCCCTGGATTCTGAAAATGATCGATGTCAGGGGAAAAGGAGGAACCACCCTTTACGATCAGGGCAAAAAAGTCTATCAGACCTATTGTATGAGCTGCCATGGGGCAGAATTGCAAGGTTCGACTTTTCACGGGACTGCTCCCGCGCTCACAGGCTTAAAAGACCGGTTGACAGCAGATTCGGTGAAAAATATCCTTGCCAATGGCCGCAACACCATGCCCGTATTTGCCTTCCTTTCCGAAGCTGAAAAAACCAGTGTCGCTGCCTATCTCATGGAAGACAAAACTTCCCCCGGCCTAAGTGGAAAAGACGAAATTATTGCTGCGCCCTATGCCCACGCCGGCTACAACCGCTTTGTGGACAGCGAAGGTTATCCCGCCGTATCTCCTCCGTGGGGCACACTCAACGCCATTGACCTTAACAAAGGCGAAATCCTGTGGAAAGTACCGCTGGGAGAATACGAAGAACTCACCGCAAAAGGGATCCCAGTAACCGGAATGGAAAACTATGGCGGACCCGTGGTGACAGCCGGCGGACTGATATTTATCGGAGCATCCAAAGACCGCACGGTGAGAGCCTTCGACAAAGCCACTGGTAAGGAATTGTGGAAATACAAACTGCCATTTTCCGCTATGGCTACCCCCTGTACTTATGAAGTCAACGGCAAACAGTATATCGTTTTCGCAGCAGGAGGAGGAAAAGTTACGAAGGAACGTGGCGATCTTTTTGTAGCTTTTGCTCTTCCGTAA
- a CDS encoding sugar phosphate isomerase/epimerase family protein, translating into MKNSLNRRTFVKNTSALLAGLGAGLPTFSAKENSPEKEKKVELAIATICLDGFGDEYFKKAFELIPQIGIKNVEFNVWHSRTITPSGIRSIMDRCYEKGLRPICLQGTAFGAPELKDVTHKLWLMEQAKKLGCRRVKFTGAKRGDAGGLENVLKVLKELAPAAEEMDVLILVENHANNNIENIDDYDSIFQAVDSTHVGMCLDMGHFDGAGVSNFDVIEKFHSKIFHIDLKDCQSVGTYKTVSYGQGITDGEGIVRAMIEKNFSGYLVIEQAPPLAGIDLIEEMRRIKNIFAPFEG; encoded by the coding sequence ATGAAAAACTCCCTCAACAGACGAACTTTTGTAAAAAACACATCAGCGTTGCTGGCCGGATTAGGTGCAGGTTTACCGACATTTTCTGCTAAAGAGAATTCCCCGGAAAAAGAAAAAAAAGTAGAACTGGCGATAGCCACCATTTGTCTGGACGGTTTTGGGGACGAATACTTTAAAAAAGCCTTTGAACTGATACCACAGATTGGGATAAAAAACGTGGAGTTTAATGTATGGCATTCCCGCACGATTACCCCTTCAGGTATTCGCAGTATCATGGACCGTTGTTATGAAAAAGGATTGCGTCCCATCTGCCTTCAGGGAACAGCATTTGGCGCGCCAGAGCTCAAAGATGTTACACATAAACTCTGGCTGATGGAGCAGGCAAAAAAACTGGGTTGCCGGCGGGTAAAATTTACCGGAGCAAAACGCGGAGATGCGGGTGGTTTGGAAAATGTGCTTAAGGTCTTAAAAGAACTGGCACCCGCAGCTGAGGAAATGGATGTGCTGATACTTGTAGAAAACCACGCCAACAACAATATTGAAAATATCGACGATTACGATTCTATTTTTCAGGCAGTGGATTCCACCCATGTGGGAATGTGTCTGGATATGGGACATTTCGACGGGGCGGGGGTGAGTAATTTTGATGTCATTGAAAAGTTTCACTCCAAAATTTTCCACATAGACCTGAAGGATTGCCAGTCAGTGGGAACCTATAAAACCGTTTCCTACGGGCAAGGTATTACTGATGGAGAGGGTATTGTACGTGCGATGATCGAAAAAAACTTCTCAGGTTATCTGGTCATTGAGCAGGCGCCGCCGCTGGCGGGCATCGACCTCATCGAAGAGATGCGGCGGATCAAAAATATTTTTGCTCCATTTGAAGGCTGA
- a CDS encoding YqgE/AlgH family protein, which translates to MLTSSYKPAPGRFLISEPFMHDYNFKRSVVLLVEHNAHGTMGFVMNRQLNVAISEVVDGMPSLESPVFMGGPVEQSTLHFVHRLQDLPGAKPVCHGVYWGGDFDDLKRKISLGHVDASDVLFFVGYSGWGPSQLEQELERKSWIIAPEAPFFVFQPDYSDMWRQVLQSMGTKYRVISNYPVDPRMN; encoded by the coding sequence ATGCTAACCAGTTCTTACAAACCCGCACCCGGCAGGTTCCTGATATCGGAGCCATTCATGCACGATTACAACTTTAAGCGATCGGTAGTTTTGCTCGTAGAGCACAATGCCCATGGCACCATGGGATTTGTCATGAACCGGCAGCTGAATGTCGCGATCAGTGAGGTGGTAGATGGAATGCCCTCACTTGAATCCCCCGTATTTATGGGCGGGCCGGTGGAGCAAAGTACACTTCATTTTGTGCACCGCCTGCAAGATTTACCGGGGGCAAAGCCCGTATGTCATGGCGTATATTGGGGCGGAGATTTTGACGACCTGAAGCGAAAAATCAGCCTGGGGCATGTGGATGCTTCGGATGTCCTGTTTTTTGTAGGGTACTCGGGGTGGGGACCCAGTCAGTTGGAGCAGGAACTGGAGCGCAAGTCATGGATCATCGCACCAGAGGCTCCATTTTTTGTCTTTCAACCAGACTACAGCGATATGTGGCGCCAGGTATTGCAGAGTATGGGAACCAAATACCGGGTGATCTCCAACTATCCGGTGGATCCCAGAATGAACTAA
- the treF gene encoding alpha,alpha-trehalase TreF yields MNQQRIALLLLVWVLASCRLTPEPTTTHTLAGPEKRFGELYADVEMAGIFPDSKTFADHTPLFPDSEILKKYQSQKTSADFSLETFVEQNFAAPQVVGSDFVADTTQSVSAHIERLWPVLTRQPDHESAGTLIPLPHPYIVPGGRFREIYYWDSYFTMLGLQVSENASGMIRNMVDNFAWLIDTVGFIPNGNRTYYLGRSQPPFFAMMVNLLAEVEGETVLTDYLPALEKEYNFWMEGGKLPEGGEFAVAHVVKMPDGEILNRFYDRFPEPRPEAYKEDVLLAEESGRDKAEVYGDLRAAAESGWDFCSRWFENPQQMTTIRTTKIVPVDLNALLYTLEMTLAHAWELSGNVQRQQEYLKAAAKRNDAIMKYCWSEAEGRFADYDIEKKAHTSVPSLAMMYPLVAGIASEEQAVKVAKWMKEGFLQPGGVTSTLNQTGQQWDAPNGWAPLQWMTIQGLRNYNQLELANEIKTRWVNIGSRVFQRTGKLTEKYNVMDLTLSAGGGEYPNQDGFGWTNGVLLRLLSEK; encoded by the coding sequence ATGAATCAGCAAAGGATTGCTCTGTTACTACTCGTCTGGGTGTTGGCCAGTTGCCGGCTTACACCCGAGCCCACCACCACCCATACCCTGGCCGGACCCGAAAAGCGGTTTGGTGAATTGTATGCTGATGTGGAAATGGCCGGTATTTTCCCCGACTCCAAAACATTTGCCGACCATACCCCGCTTTTTCCCGATAGCGAAATCCTGAAGAAATACCAGTCTCAAAAAACATCTGCTGATTTTTCACTGGAAACATTTGTCGAGCAAAACTTCGCTGCACCTCAGGTCGTCGGCTCTGATTTTGTAGCGGATACAACTCAGTCGGTTTCCGCCCATATTGAGCGGCTGTGGCCGGTACTTACCCGCCAGCCTGACCACGAATCTGCGGGTACGTTGATTCCGCTTCCCCATCCCTACATTGTGCCGGGTGGTCGGTTTAGGGAAATCTATTATTGGGACAGCTATTTTACCATGCTGGGATTGCAGGTTTCTGAAAACGCTTCGGGAATGATCCGCAATATGGTGGACAATTTTGCCTGGCTGATCGATACAGTAGGTTTTATCCCCAACGGTAACCGCACCTATTATCTTGGTCGTTCGCAACCTCCATTTTTTGCGATGATGGTAAATCTGCTGGCAGAGGTAGAGGGGGAGACGGTGCTGACTGATTACCTGCCTGCTTTGGAGAAAGAATACAATTTTTGGATGGAAGGAGGGAAATTGCCAGAGGGCGGAGAATTTGCCGTTGCCCACGTGGTGAAAATGCCGGATGGGGAAATATTGAACCGATTTTATGATCGTTTTCCCGAGCCGCGCCCGGAAGCTTATAAAGAGGACGTATTGCTGGCGGAGGAAAGTGGCAGAGATAAAGCAGAGGTATATGGCGATTTGCGTGCAGCTGCTGAGTCGGGATGGGATTTCTGTAGCCGCTGGTTTGAAAATCCCCAGCAAATGACAACCATCCGCACCACTAAAATCGTGCCTGTGGATCTGAATGCCCTGCTTTATACCCTGGAAATGACCCTCGCCCACGCATGGGAGTTGTCGGGGAATGTACAGCGTCAGCAGGAATACCTGAAAGCCGCAGCCAAAAGAAATGATGCAATAATGAAGTATTGCTGGTCGGAAGCCGAAGGGCGTTTTGCTGACTATGACATAGAGAAAAAAGCACATACATCGGTGCCTTCTCTGGCGATGATGTACCCACTTGTTGCCGGTATAGCCTCGGAAGAACAGGCGGTAAAAGTTGCCAAATGGATGAAAGAGGGCTTTTTGCAGCCCGGTGGGGTTACTTCCACACTCAACCAGACCGGCCAGCAGTGGGATGCCCCCAACGGTTGGGCACCGTTGCAGTGGATGACAATCCAGGGACTACGCAATTACAACCAGCTGGAGCTGGCCAATGAAATAAAGACCCGGTGGGTAAATATCGGCAGCCGCGTATTTCAGCGTACCGGCAAACTGACGGAAAAGTACAATGTCATGGACCTGACTTTATCAGCCGGAGGCGGCGAATATCCCAATCAGGACGGGTTTGGCTGGACCAATGGGGTGCTTTTGCGTTTATTATCAGAGAAATGA